The following coding sequences lie in one Nerophis lumbriciformis linkage group LG02, RoL_Nlum_v2.1, whole genome shotgun sequence genomic window:
- the pank1a gene encoding pantothenate kinase 1a isoform X2, whose amino-acid sequence MKLINQKKPAFPWFGMDIGGTLVKLVYFEPVDITAEEEQEEVENLKSIRRYLTSNVAYGKTGVRDVHLELRNLTMCGRRGNLHFIRFPTQGMPRFIQMGRDKNFSSLHTTLCATGGGAYKFEDEFRTMADLELLKLDELDCLIRGLLFVDRVGFNGHPECYYFQNPSDTQSCVKQPCTLDNPFPMLLVNIGSGVSILAVYSEGNYKRVTGTSLGGGTFLGLCCLLTGCETFEEALEMASKGDSTNVDKLVKDIYGGDYERFGLQGSAVASSFGHMMSKEKRDTISKEDLARAMLVTITNNIGSIARMCAVNEKIERVVFVGNFLRINTVSTKLLAYAMDFWSKGQLRALFLEHEGYFGAVGALMELLKTTEEP is encoded by the exons cGTTCCCCTGGTTCGGGATGGACATCGGAGGCACGCTGGTCAAGCTGGTGTATTTCGAGCCGGTCGATATCACAGCAGAAGAAGAGCAGGAGGAAGTGGAGAACCTCAAATCCATCCGCCGCTACCTCACCTCAAACGTGGCCTATG GTAAGACGGGCGTGCGCGACGTCCACCTGGAGCTGAGGAACCTGACAATGTGCGGCCGCAGGGGAAACCTGCACTTCATCCGCTTCCCCACGCAGGGCATGCCCCGCTTCATCCAGATGGGCCGCGACAAGAACTTCTCCAGCCTGCACACCACGCTCTGCGCCACCGGCGGCGGCGCATACAAGTTTGAGGACGAGTTCCGCACC ATGGCCGACCTGGAGCTGCTGAAGCTGGACGAGCTGGACTGCCTGATCCGGGGCCTGCTGTTTGTCGACCGGGTGGGCTTCAACGGCCACCCGGAGTGCTACTACTTCCAGAACCCCTCGGACACGCAGAGCTGCGTCAAGCAGCCCTGCACGCTGGACAACCCCTTCCCCATGCTGCTGGTCAACATCGGCTCCGGGGTGTCCATCTTGGCCGTGTACTCCGAGGGCAACTACAAGCGAGTGACCGGGACCAG TCTGGGAGGTGGTACATTCCTTGGCCTTTGCTGCCTGCTGACCGGCTGCGAGACGTTCGAGGAAGCTCTGGAGATGGCCAGCAAAGGCGACTCCACCAATGTGGACAAGCTGGTGAAGGACATTTACGGGGGAGACTATGAGCGCTTCGGCCTGCAGGGTTCCGCCGTGGCATCCAG TTTTGGTCACATGATGAGCAAAGAGAAGCGCGATACCATCAGCAAGGAGGACCTGGCCCGAGCCATGCTGGTCACCATCACTAACAACATCGGATCCATAGCACGCATGTGTGCCGTCAACGAG AAAATCGAACGTGTGGTTTTTGTCGGCAACTTCCTACGTATCAACACGGTGTCCACCAAACTGCTGGCCTACGCCATGGACTTCTGGTCCAAGGGACAACTACGAGCGCTCTTCCTGGAGCACGAG GGTTACTTTGGCGCCGTGGGTGCACTGATGGAGCTGCTCAAGACGACGGAGGAGCCGTGA
- the pank1a gene encoding pantothenate kinase 1a isoform X3, translating to MDIGGTLVKLVYFEPVDITAEEEQEEVENLKSIRRYLTSNVAYGKTGVRDVHLELRNLTMCGRRGNLHFIRFPTQGMPRFIQMGRDKNFSSLHTTLCATGGGAYKFEDEFRTMADLELLKLDELDCLIRGLLFVDRVGFNGHPECYYFQNPSDTQSCVKQPCTLDNPFPMLLVNIGSGVSILAVYSEGNYKRVTGTSLGGGTFLGLCCLLTGCETFEEALEMASKGDSTNVDKLVKDIYGGDYERFGLQGSAVASSFGHMMSKEKRDTISKEDLARAMLVTITNNIGSIARMCAVNEKIERVVFVGNFLRINTVSTKLLAYAMDFWSKGQLRALFLEHEGYFGAVGALMELLKTTEEP from the exons ATGGACATCGGAGGCACGCTGGTCAAGCTGGTGTATTTCGAGCCGGTCGATATCACAGCAGAAGAAGAGCAGGAGGAAGTGGAGAACCTCAAATCCATCCGCCGCTACCTCACCTCAAACGTGGCCTATG GTAAGACGGGCGTGCGCGACGTCCACCTGGAGCTGAGGAACCTGACAATGTGCGGCCGCAGGGGAAACCTGCACTTCATCCGCTTCCCCACGCAGGGCATGCCCCGCTTCATCCAGATGGGCCGCGACAAGAACTTCTCCAGCCTGCACACCACGCTCTGCGCCACCGGCGGCGGCGCATACAAGTTTGAGGACGAGTTCCGCACC ATGGCCGACCTGGAGCTGCTGAAGCTGGACGAGCTGGACTGCCTGATCCGGGGCCTGCTGTTTGTCGACCGGGTGGGCTTCAACGGCCACCCGGAGTGCTACTACTTCCAGAACCCCTCGGACACGCAGAGCTGCGTCAAGCAGCCCTGCACGCTGGACAACCCCTTCCCCATGCTGCTGGTCAACATCGGCTCCGGGGTGTCCATCTTGGCCGTGTACTCCGAGGGCAACTACAAGCGAGTGACCGGGACCAG TCTGGGAGGTGGTACATTCCTTGGCCTTTGCTGCCTGCTGACCGGCTGCGAGACGTTCGAGGAAGCTCTGGAGATGGCCAGCAAAGGCGACTCCACCAATGTGGACAAGCTGGTGAAGGACATTTACGGGGGAGACTATGAGCGCTTCGGCCTGCAGGGTTCCGCCGTGGCATCCAG TTTTGGTCACATGATGAGCAAAGAGAAGCGCGATACCATCAGCAAGGAGGACCTGGCCCGAGCCATGCTGGTCACCATCACTAACAACATCGGATCCATAGCACGCATGTGTGCCGTCAACGAG AAAATCGAACGTGTGGTTTTTGTCGGCAACTTCCTACGTATCAACACGGTGTCCACCAAACTGCTGGCCTACGCCATGGACTTCTGGTCCAAGGGACAACTACGAGCGCTCTTCCTGGAGCACGAG GGTTACTTTGGCGCCGTGGGTGCACTGATGGAGCTGCTCAAGACGACGGAGGAGCCGTGA